A window from Nitrosopumilus adriaticus encodes these proteins:
- the cobJ gene encoding precorrin-3B C(17)-methyltransferase has product MTGKLYIVGVGPGHHDHMTFRAKEVIEESDTIVGYETYVNLVQDLIEGKTVYRYAMTQEVERAHQCIDLAKSGKIVSLVSSGDPGIYGMAGLIYETLAESNWNPKDGLQVEIVPGVSALNSCASIIGSPLMTDFAVVSMSDLLVPWEIIEKRVEAAAQGDFVIVIYNPASKKRIHQLQDTRKVLLKYRKPTTPVAIIKGAFRESEAIEMTDLENLPNHSDKLGMISTVIIGNSSTYTYKDLMINPRGYKSKYNLEEQTNPDLKV; this is encoded by the coding sequence TTGACAGGTAAGCTCTACATTGTTGGTGTTGGCCCAGGACATCACGATCACATGACATTTCGAGCCAAAGAAGTAATTGAAGAAAGTGATACTATTGTTGGCTATGAAACATATGTGAATTTAGTTCAGGATCTGATTGAAGGTAAAACAGTATATCGTTATGCAATGACACAAGAAGTTGAAAGAGCTCATCAATGCATTGATCTTGCAAAATCTGGAAAAATTGTTTCACTTGTATCAAGTGGAGATCCTGGCATTTATGGGATGGCTGGATTAATTTATGAAACACTTGCTGAATCAAACTGGAATCCTAAAGATGGTCTACAAGTAGAGATTGTACCTGGTGTATCTGCACTAAATTCATGCGCTTCAATAATTGGCTCACCTCTTATGACAGATTTTGCAGTAGTTAGTATGAGTGATTTGCTAGTTCCATGGGAAATAATTGAAAAAAGAGTTGAAGCTGCAGCTCAAGGTGATTTTGTAATTGTTATTTACAATCCCGCAAGCAAGAAAAGAATTCATCAATTACAAGATACAAGAAAAGTTCTTTTAAAATATAGAAAACCTACAACCCCTGTTGCAATAATTAAAGGAGCATTCAGAGAGTCTGAAGCTATAGAAATGACTGATTTGGAAAATCTACCAAATCATTCTGACAAATTAGGAATGATCAGTACTGTGATCATTGGTAATTCATCAACATATACTTACAAAGATTTGATGATTAATCCAAGAGGATACAAATCAAAATATAATTTAGAAGAGCAAACTAATCCTGATCTTAAAGTCTAA
- a CDS encoding tyrosine--tRNA ligase: MDITEKVDLIERPPTEEVVTHDELIELFKSNSSPKHYIGLEISGFLHLGSLISTGFKINDFVKAGVNCTIFLADWHTLINDKLGGDWETISKVSKYYQDAFKLVCPDAQIILGSKLYEEKAEYWSELVKFTKHMSIARTMRTLTIMGRSEDDKKIDLAKLLYPAMQAVDIHSLDVDIAHAGMDQRKIHMLVREIFPKMKWKVPVAVHHKLLPGLLKPADISDSKILGKMSKSDPNSGVFIHNTDDEIKKKISKAWCEEANIENNPLLEIARTVIFHDFDEMKVERPEKFGGNVSYFEYEQLQSDFEQKKLHPGDLKQTVGNYLVKVISPIREKLNLSEEVNEAIKKSY; encoded by the coding sequence TTGGATATTACAGAAAAAGTAGATCTGATAGAAAGACCACCAACTGAAGAGGTTGTCACTCATGATGAGTTAATTGAGTTATTCAAATCAAATTCATCACCAAAACATTACATTGGTTTAGAAATTTCTGGATTTTTACATCTTGGAAGTTTAATCAGTACAGGTTTCAAAATTAATGATTTTGTGAAAGCTGGAGTAAACTGTACAATATTTCTTGCAGATTGGCACACGCTAATTAATGATAAGCTAGGGGGGGATTGGGAAACAATATCCAAAGTCTCAAAATATTATCAAGATGCATTCAAGTTAGTTTGTCCCGATGCACAAATCATCTTAGGATCAAAATTGTATGAGGAAAAAGCTGAATATTGGTCTGAACTTGTAAAATTTACAAAACATATGTCAATTGCAAGAACTATGAGAACTCTTACAATAATGGGTCGCTCTGAGGATGATAAGAAAATAGACTTGGCTAAATTACTCTATCCTGCAATGCAAGCAGTAGATATTCATTCATTGGATGTTGATATCGCACACGCTGGAATGGATCAGAGAAAAATCCACATGTTAGTTAGAGAAATTTTTCCCAAAATGAAATGGAAGGTTCCTGTCGCAGTTCATCACAAACTATTACCCGGACTTTTAAAACCTGCAGATATTAGTGATTCAAAAATATTAGGTAAAATGAGTAAATCTGATCCTAACTCAGGTGTTTTTATTCATAATACAGATGACGAAATAAAGAAAAAAATTAGCAAAGCATGGTGTGAGGAGGCAAATATTGAAAATAATCCATTGCTAGAAATTGCTAGAACTGTAATCTTTCATGATTTTGATGAGATGAAAGTTGAAAGGCCAGAAAAATTTGGTGGAAATGTATCATATTTTGAGTATGAACAACTGCAATCAGATTTTGAGCAAAAGAAATTACATCCAGGAGATTTGAAACAAACTGTTGGGAATTATTTGGTTAAAGTGATTTCTCCAATAAGAGAAAAGCTAAATCTAAGTGAAGAAGTTAATGAGGCAATAAAGAAAAGCTATTAG
- a CDS encoding C2H2-type zinc finger protein, translating to MGLFGSSSNDLKCKKCGTVLSDSERLKKHQEKAHNKKKEKCRVCGTEFDTQDELRKHKKNCK from the coding sequence ATGGGGTTATTTGGTTCTAGTAGTAATGATTTAAAATGTAAAAAATGTGGAACAGTTCTTTCTGATTCTGAAAGATTAAAGAAACATCAAGAAAAAGCACACAATAAGAAAAAAGAAAAATGTCGAGTATGTGGAACTGAATTTGATACTCAAGATGAATTGAGAAAACACAAAAAGAATTGTAAGTAG
- a CDS encoding DegT/DnrJ/EryC1/StrS family aminotransferase, whose amino-acid sequence MKIAINIPIVGKEEISAVTNVLKNGVLTSSASQGGKHVQDFEKVAASFVKSKYAIAVNSGTAALQAALHALDIKKGDEVLVPSFTFVATANAVVSTGAKPIFVDILKENYTIDPTDLEKKINKKTRAIIPVHLYGNVAHIERLSEISKKYNIPIIEDSAQSLGSTYKGKHTGTFFDMGCYSMYPAKVMTAGEGGFIVTNNKKLRDKLLMIRNHGMVHGYDTKIFGLNLRLPEINAAIATVQMKKLSNFLKSRKKNALLLSKLLSDLNVTLPTQRKNENVNWYLYTIATKNRDQVLKKLNENGIGAASYYPIPVHKTPFYKLKTKLLITDWAASHVISLPIHPGVTKTNIEFIAKTLHEIL is encoded by the coding sequence TTGAAGATTGCAATTAATATCCCAATTGTAGGTAAAGAAGAGATATCTGCAGTCACCAATGTTCTCAAAAATGGTGTTTTAACATCATCTGCTAGTCAAGGTGGGAAACACGTTCAAGACTTTGAAAAAGTCGCTGCTTCTTTTGTAAAATCTAAATACGCAATTGCTGTAAATTCGGGTACTGCTGCTCTGCAAGCTGCACTACACGCATTAGATATCAAAAAAGGAGATGAAGTCTTAGTTCCATCGTTTACATTTGTTGCAACTGCAAATGCTGTTGTCTCAACTGGAGCTAAACCAATTTTTGTTGATATTCTAAAAGAAAATTATACAATTGATCCTACTGATTTAGAAAAAAAAATTAATAAAAAAACTCGTGCCATTATACCTGTTCATCTATATGGAAATGTAGCACATATAGAAAGACTTTCTGAAATCTCAAAAAAATATAATATTCCAATAATTGAAGATTCTGCACAATCACTAGGTTCAACTTACAAAGGTAAACACACGGGAACTTTCTTTGATATGGGTTGTTATAGTATGTATCCTGCAAAAGTAATGACTGCTGGTGAAGGTGGTTTTATTGTAACTAATAATAAAAAACTTCGGGATAAATTATTGATGATTAGGAATCATGGAATGGTTCATGGATATGACACTAAGATTTTTGGCCTAAACTTACGATTACCTGAAATAAATGCTGCAATTGCAACTGTTCAAATGAAAAAACTTTCAAACTTTTTAAAATCGAGAAAGAAAAATGCACTACTACTATCAAAACTCTTATCTGATCTTAATGTTACACTTCCAACACAACGAAAGAATGAAAATGTGAATTGGTATCTCTATACAATTGCAACAAAAAATCGTGATCAAGTTTTAAAAAAACTCAATGAAAATGGAATTGGAGCTGCGTCCTATTATCCTATTCCAGTTCACAAAACACCATTTTACAAATTAAAAACAAAACTTCTTATTACTGACTGGGCAGCTTCTCATGTAATTTCTTTACCAATTCATCCGGGTGTAACCAAAACAAACATTGAATTTATTGCAAAAACCCTGCATGAAATACTATGA
- a CDS encoding tetrahydromethanopterin S-methyltransferase subunit A, which translates to MNIIAEAIGELCKVVLPIPEEYFKGNPKSSVAICTLSSMDLLKKFSNSDILKDISIVGRLLSENKGIDSIVEYVNNYQKINIIVVCGKEVWGHKAGHSLFELHKNGVDKNYRIINSSSPDPYLTVSKLKIKHFQNNVHLVNLINETNYEKILSKIKFP; encoded by the coding sequence ATGAATATAATAGCGGAGGCTATAGGAGAACTATGTAAAGTTGTTTTACCCATACCTGAAGAGTACTTTAAAGGAAATCCCAAATCATCCGTAGCAATTTGTACTCTTTCAAGCATGGATTTACTCAAAAAATTCTCCAATTCTGATATTCTAAAAGATATTTCTATAGTTGGCAGACTATTATCTGAAAATAAAGGAATTGATTCTATTGTTGAATATGTAAATAATTACCAAAAAATTAACATCATTGTAGTTTGTGGAAAAGAAGTTTGGGGACATAAAGCTGGTCACTCTTTATTTGAATTACACAAAAATGGGGTTGATAAAAATTATAGAATTATAAATTCATCCAGTCCAGATCCTTATCTTACAGTTTCTAAATTAAAGATCAAACATTTTCAAAATAATGTACATCTTGTAAATTTGATTAATGAAACTAATTATGAAAAGATCTTATCTAAAATTAAATTTCCTTAA
- a CDS encoding dUTPase, giving the protein MSEDRLDTIFKLQKGLSEMMNLDRYPKDSEGRVSALCTAIMHEAVELQRTTNWKWWKTPTKFNEAEAREELIDIWHFVVQASLELNLTPDDIVDEYKKKNEINRERQRNGY; this is encoded by the coding sequence ATGTCTGAAGATAGACTAGATACAATATTCAAACTTCAAAAAGGTCTATCTGAAATGATGAATTTAGATAGATATCCAAAAGATTCAGAGGGACGAGTTTCTGCATTGTGTACTGCAATTATGCATGAAGCAGTTGAATTACAAAGAACTACAAATTGGAAATGGTGGAAAACACCAACTAAATTTAATGAGGCAGAAGCAAGAGAAGAATTAATTGATATTTGGCATTTCGTTGTTCAAGCATCACTTGAGCTTAATCTTACACCTGATGATATTGTAGATGAATACAAAAAGAAAAATGAAATCAATAGAGAAAGACAGCGAAATGGGTATTAA
- a CDS encoding PfkB family carbohydrate kinase: MLTVFGSTALDTIRTPKKTLKNVLGGAATFAAISASNFVNTGLIAVVGKDFPKEHHKILSKHLDLQGLTIKNGKTFRYDGKYDDTLSTRATLKTELNVLADFKPSVPDDYRKSQFVYLANNDPDQNTSLIKEFDNVKFSMCDTIDFWISTKRDSVIKMIKAVDAVVINDEEAKLLTKEFNLIKCAKKMMKWGAKYVIIKKGEHGSLMFYDDVIFPTAGFSLEDVVDPTGAGDSFAGAMIGYLASKKSTSISEIKKAVVYGNVLGSFAVEKYGLDGLLGIKNGDISKRIKIYEKMIRF, encoded by the coding sequence ATGCTTACTGTTTTTGGTTCTACAGCACTTGATACAATTAGAACACCAAAAAAAACATTAAAAAATGTTTTAGGAGGAGCTGCAACTTTTGCTGCAATATCAGCAAGCAATTTTGTGAACACAGGATTAATTGCTGTAGTTGGTAAAGATTTTCCTAAAGAGCATCACAAGATATTATCAAAGCATTTGGATTTACAGGGATTGACAATTAAAAATGGTAAAACATTTCGCTATGACGGAAAATATGATGATACACTAAGTACTAGAGCAACTTTAAAGACAGAATTAAATGTATTAGCAGATTTTAAACCAAGTGTACCAGATGATTACAGAAAATCTCAATTTGTGTATCTAGCAAATAATGATCCTGATCAAAATACGTCATTAATCAAAGAATTTGATAATGTTAAATTTTCTATGTGTGATACGATAGACTTTTGGATTTCTACAAAAAGAGATTCAGTAATTAAAATGATTAAAGCTGTTGATGCAGTTGTAATTAATGATGAAGAGGCTAAACTCCTTACAAAAGAATTCAACCTGATAAAATGTGCTAAAAAAATGATGAAATGGGGAGCAAAATATGTGATAATTAAAAAAGGAGAGCATGGTTCGCTAATGTTTTATGATGATGTGATCTTTCCTACAGCAGGTTTTTCGTTAGAGGATGTAGTAGATCCTACAGGTGCAGGAGACTCTTTTGCAGGAGCAATGATTGGATATCTTGCAAGCAAAAAATCTACTAGTATTTCTGAAATAAAAAAAGCAGTAGTGTATGGAAATGTATTAGGATCTTTTGCAGTTGAAAAATATGGTTTGGATGGATTACTTGGGATCAAAAATGGTGATATTTCAAAACGAATTAAAATTTATGAAAAAATGATTCGCTTCTAA